A region of the Sander vitreus isolate 19-12246 chromosome 1, sanVit1, whole genome shotgun sequence genome:
ATGTTATGTAGCAGGCAGAACAGGGCAAGATAGTGAACTTTGGCTTTCTTAAATGGAAGTGAGAGTATCATTTCTCTCCATTACAGCCGTCCTTTAGTGCTTGCTGAGTCATTTTGAGTACTGTGCTTTCATAATCATGATGTGTCATATGATCTTCCAACAATTATTCTAACTTTGGAAGGAATGACAGGGGTTTGATCCATGTCTCTAATGTAGCACAAACCCATCAGATATAGGCCAGTCCAGTAAGAGTTTTTATTTAAGAAATTGATAACAACAAGCAAGACATTGTAAAATGCCCCATTCATTCACATAGAGCATCATGAATACTAAAGATGTTCTACAAAGAAATGCACAACAGCAGAGCAACACATATgtttactaggggtgggaatctcttggcacctcacgattccattccgattcagaggccaacgattcgattctaaaccgattatcgatgcatctCGATGCAACCGTTTtttaatgtacatttccatgcgtgatttttaaaaatatacatataaatctgagtttgctactcagagtttgctaatcactttctagacaaagcagctagacaaagcttagatttgtcacacacacgttttaatgaaatgttttgtctgctgaggtttttttttggaGTCACTCCATGattaagccttaaacatgcttgtgaagttcaccttctctcccagtaatcttccatgtcagaggctcagtcatgtttaaaggtggagaattggcttcttagaacatgaaacatgaggtggtcagatgtaatgtgataaagtagatgaagcctatatgtgttttgcctaattattttatgtatgtcttattagatcatatatatatatatatatatatataaggaaaacaaaattaaatgttatatatttaattttgttttccttttggccatttttgtgtgttttttttctgcactcttgcctaaactctgAGTTTTTGTCCATgatcccatcctctttcagtcactctgttttctgatttgtacttgtctggagacagtaacctttaaataaaaatcaacacatttaaagaaaaaaaaaacgattattAACTTATCAGAATCAAGCATCGAATCGTTCTGGagagaatcgattatttttcccacccctatttACTCTACACTTAATGGCATTTTGTCTCTAGTAATTGTACCATTGTATGTAAGTTCATGTTGAAAAACAAGAGATGTTTTATCTTTCCATTTGCAGAAATCCACCGCACAGTTCTGAGTCTGATCAGCTGTTTTGCCGGAGGGGTTTTCCTGGCAGCATGTCTGCTCGACATTATTCCAGATTATCTGTCAGACATCAACGCTGAGCTGGAAGCTCGGAAGGTGGAGGTACATCCAAGTATGGACTGATTTGGACAAACTCAGGGCTTGAATAAATCGTCCCATATATTAGGCCTATATACTAGAGATGtttggtatcggctccgatactgcctaaaacgctggtatcggtatcgggcagtactggagtttatgcaccgatccgataccacgtaataaagcccgtaagaaaatctacattaaagtagtttatttatgttctttttctccgttataactgactgtcaaactggataataaaagaaagttctgtggcgttcattgtttgttcatgtttcacaaagagtttaacctgagccagaccaacaacaaaaatagaaatcatatcacatccatacagggatagtagtatactatacatattattatgttaaaacatactcaaatatatgacacactggtatcggatcggtactcggtatcggccgatacgcaagttcaggtatcggaatcggtatcgggaagcaaaaaatgataTCGGGCCAGCTCTACTATATACACACCTCGGCTGCAactaaacaattatttttattttaaatctttCTGTAAATCTATTTTTCAAATAATCTAATAGTTGTTTAGTGTATAAAATGTTAACAAGTAGTAAAAAATGCAAAGAGCACAAACTGCCCTTCTTTTTTCCAACCAGCAGTCCAAAACACCAAAAATGTGCAATTCACAATGAtagaaaacagaagaaaaccTCACATTCAAGAAGCTGGAAATACAGAATGTTTGGTGTTTACtgaaacgattaatcaattatccaATAAGATGTATGTTGTAAATAAAGTAAGAACAGTTGACAGTTCCTAGAATAAAACAGCTATTCCTATTGTTTTTGACAGAGCACTTTTAGATATCCTATCCTAACTGAGGgtctttacatacatacatacatacatactgtactgtaatctGTTTACAATCTGTGCTTCCTAATTCTTGAATTGACCCTGCATACTGattaatctctctctgtctgtctcaaaCAGATCAGTTTCCCTGTTCCAGAGTTCATCATGGCTGCCGGCTTCTTCTTGGTCCTCATACTGGAGAGGATTGTCCTGAACTATCGGGAGATGAGAGGGGCTCAGGAGGAGAGGGCACCCCTTATACCGGACAACAGCAGGCATGGACACGGCCATGGAACAGGTCCAGATCTGGAGAGCAGCGGCCACCACGTCCATGTTGACTTTCAGGCTCACTCCCCCTTTCGCTCCTTcatgctcttcctctctctctcgctccactCGGTTTTTGAGGGTCTTGCTATCGGCCTGCAGAGCACGGACTCAAAGGTAAGAAGACAGAGAATACTTGATGTTGACGGGGTCCTGTTGAGCTTTTACATTGTGTGTATCAAGTGcttttccttcctcataaaacatttgttatttcgattttaagtattttaaatcCAGCATTATTGACATCCATGTTTACTAGCttgcagttttcttttttcctgccTTTGTTGACATATTGCGgtggtatgtccctctttggctaatgtattttaaagatggaggcgctacatgtcattcgagcgactcgctagtatatattctgaatgattttaaatggcagattctacgcttatgagaatactttgattagttggtggaagtaattacacatgaatgagcacatatttgtgaaagaacaattacacaatgtaggtttaacaAAACGAAAGACCCACTTTTAGAAAAGCAGCTCCATAGCGTTACTAGAGGTCTAAAACTCCACAGGGATTCTTTAAATCTGCTCAGACTTCCAGACAATATGCAGCATTTGTTTTCTCCACTCTTGTTTTTCCCAAAGAATCAAGTTCTTATTTAAAGTTAACTCTTCTTCGGGCTATATTATATGTCATGCACTTTGTAAACATTTGTCTTAAAAAAGTGCTGCATAAATAGAGTTGGAATCATATTCACAGCACTCTCTTATTGCCAGAAGAAAGCAGGGTTTGAGTTTATAGCTTCAGGACGCTTTGACAGGAAAGGAATCTCCCTGTCATGAGAGTCAGATCTATGTACTCTGGTCACAAGACAGCATAAACAGTCTGAGCATACTATCAATGTTCCCTCAGGACTTttcatgtgcatgtaaatgtgtgttgtctgtctgttcaGCTGGGAATTATTTAGTTACGATTAGTTagattaatatacagtatatataatatatatgtatatattttgtatttataatatatgtatatataataaaaaatactgtatgtgtgtgtatatatatatatatatatatatatattatacatgtatataatgtttatttaattaGATAAATCTTCAATAAATTACGATCTCATTTTCAAGGGGACCTAAGtacataaatatatttgtaaCTACAtaattgaaaaatacaaaaacaagatgCCAAATAACAACAAAGGAAGAAATTATGAAtaagacataaaataataaaacggACATCACTCTggtaaaacaaatacattttaaactagGGATAAGTGATATGGCCTAAAATCCATATTGCGATATACATTGCAGCCTCTTGCGAAAACGATATATATCAcgatatatataaattataatagaACCATTTCAGACCAAGTTACATAGACCCTAAGGAAAGCCAAActgctaaatgtatttttttttaaagagaaagaaaagtatgTAGTTTTGAGAACATTTATTGTGCAAAACTGTAATTCTACAACATAATGTTGCAGATAAATAAAATTCAAGTACACTAGTTGCAGAGACTTTAACAAAGAAAAAGCATTGTTTTGCATTAGCATTGCAAGTATTGGGTTTCTTTCCTTTAGTGCAAACCATTCTAAAAGGCACTGGACTTAGCTAGTTTAAGTCCTTGGTTCAGGAAAAACTGGTGTCTTTTTAGTTAAGGAACAGACACTGTACTGAAAATACTTTCAGTATTAGGCAAAGATGCCCAGAtactttaaaggtgccctgccacacgtatttcattactttgtggtaatgtctgaagttctaccatggactctgtaatatttgttgttgtttgttggttttcttgggtaccttgtttcaagccattctagcgtggtatagaaagcctgcaggaagactcagctcgatttgtgccagttctcattaatactcaacgagctaagctgcttgactctgattggctaacagctagccaatgagagactggctatcagcatcctttacccagcgcaactatAGTATAAAAGTTTCTTTACAGTAGTGCCatgccatagacagtaaaagtgcaaaacagtgacagagcacacacacacacacacacgttcagcGGGGAAGTACAACGTCTGCAAACACCGGCTGCCAAGATTCCAATCGTCCGTTATATAGTGAGTTGTCAGGCTAATGAAAGGCTCCATGGTACGGCTCGACCACAGGTCCGTTGTAGCGGCTTAAATCCGAACCAAGTCCAAATAAAGGATGTTGCACCAGTCTTTTTCACCAGATCTTTTCTATCGCCCATTACTATTTTAAACCATACCATGCTGTGGCTCAAATGCAGGACAATCAacaaatcaatcaatttatatttgtcacatgaaatcatgCGATGGACAATTCCAGTGTAATGATATCCCATCAGCTCattcaacttgtgcatgattcacCATGATTTAGAATGTGCCCGTCAGATCAGCACGCAGGAAAAGAGTCACCCGGTTGAATGGCACCGGTATACAGGATCCAGCCGAGTCTCGGCGAAGGGACACCTCAGCTCCCGACATCCTGCTGGAAACCACGGAGGCCACCAAGATCACTATCTGACGGCTGCACACTGGCTAGCAGGATGCCCAGCAGAGAAGTCACAGTCGGTTGCATCGGTGCCCCCTCTGATGTCAAGATGGAGATGGACCCAGAGTCTGTCCCACTTGTCCATATAGTCGATATTGTAGCAATAGGTCGTAGCCGATAGCCATCttcaccttttcctctgtgtttactcACAGACAGAGAGGCGACTGGAGAGGTCTGCGCCTTCTAGACAAATGTTGATTTATCTGTCCAGAGTCTACTGTATGAATCTAGTAACTTAATACCTTGAGTGGTTGAATTTCTCACGTCGCCAGGATGTGGTCAGTACACACAATTAAATTAACATCAGCCTGTGAGTTAATTGCAAAGATTGCGGACTTGCCCATACAGCACAATGGGCTCAACTGAATATATTAATTAATAAGTTACCCATCTGGAAGTGAGCGAAATGGATAAATTCTTGATTGCCATAATCTAAGaatatgttattttatattttgatgTCAATAAAGTATGTTAttatattgtacattttctgGACAATAAAATGAGAGTCAGTCAATGGATAAAACAACCAGACATGAGTGTCGGTTTTTGGCTAATCCAGCAAATTGAATACCTGAAAAATCAGTGCACTTTATTGATAAAGTTTATATAGAAATCTAATTTTGCTATAAAGCAGCCCTGCTCTTTGATTTGCAGCATTGCCCACAATTACCTAACATTACCAGAGATATCACAATACAAAGCTACCATGGTACAAACAATATGGCAAAAGATATCCAATGGTTGATATTGCCCAATCCTATGTACCCACTAAAATTCAACCCAGCCATTAAAATCCTTAACATTCACTATTGTTTGGGTTTAAATAGAAGCTGTTAAAGGAGCTAGAAATAACCATAACACCTCTGTTTTCTCCAGGTATTAGAGATCTGCATCGCTATACTTGTCCACAAGAGCATCATAGTGTTCAGCCTGTCTGTGAAGCTGGTCCAGAGCGCAGTTCGTCCATTATGGGTGGCTGCTTACATCGGAGTGTTCGCCATGATGTCGCCTATAGGAATCGGCATTGGCATCAGTGTGATGGAGGCTCATCTAGCGGCTGGAGCACTCATCCAGGCCATCCTGGAGGGGCTTGCCGCAGGGACGTTTATTTACATCACCTTTCTAGAGATCCTCCCACATGAGCTCAACTCCCCCGGGAAGCAGCTTCTCAAGGTGCTCTTCATCCTGCTGGGCTTCAGCGTCATGGCATCTCTGACGTTTCTGGGCTGAGACTGAGAACAGACTGTATTTCAGCTGTCAATATGTGACCTGGACACTTTGTGGCAATTTCTGCAGCTCACACAAACGTGTGTACAGTAAGACAAACTGTCTTTATTAGAAAAGAAGACTGGAGTTTTTAATGTCAAACGGAGCAACAGATGTTggtgtgttttattgcttaCAATATacttttaaaaccatttttgtatatataatttctttttAAGAGGATTTTATGTAAAGAGGAACCACTCACTGCAATGATAAGTTTGTTGAAACTTATGAGAGAGCTTGAGAGAAGCACAGTGGAAATAAGTGGCATATCACTGAGTCCCCTCATTTGTCACTGGCCTTGTTTTTCAAACATGCTTTAGACCTGCAAACAAAACGGAGCATCTGACCTTTGACACTGTTGAGGAAATCCCTGAAAACAAAGGGCCATGTTGTATGTAAATGATAACTTGTCAGTACCACCAGATCTTTAAGGTTTACGTTTTAGATGTAGTTTGCAGCATCACGCTGCTTTCACTTGTCATTGCAAACTTACTGGAATAACaatatttcatacatttttccagTAAACTAGTGTAAATGTAAACTGACTTCCTGATGCCTTGAGAATCTGTATGCCAAAATACTGTTTGCACTTTTCCAATAAAGAAGCAGGGATTACCTCCACAAATGAGCAAGGCTAAAATGTAATCAGCTTTTAACAAcacactatttaaaaaaagctgatcCCTATTATTTGCATTATGTTGTCTCACTTAAGTCCATTCCATTTTGCCACTCTACTGCTTTATTAACTTTCTTTTAGTTCTCTATTTTGATTGGACAAAAATGAAGCTTTAAATATCAGCACAAAGAGAAGTGCAAGATAAAGAATGAATTCTGCAAATGGATACCTATGGTATTTCACTAGAGCACATGCTTGTATTTGTGTCAAGAAATCAAACCAAGCAGGACACCACACTATAGCACATTGGGTACATTGTTTCAGTGTTAGTAGAGTAAgtgaaaaacaacatattttaaaaacacgAACTCCAGCATGTCTGTGCTTTCAGTCTGCTTACACTCAAAGTCAACAAGTATATTAAGTGAAATTATTGTAAACTTTCTATTGTTTAGTCACACTTCCTGCTTTAGTCATCTGATAGTCAGATGGTAGAACAAAGAGCAGGAAGTTGGACGGTATTAGTTTATCCTTTATCCCTAAAAGAAGTTGTGTAAATGCGATCAAATGTGGCAAGTctcaaatttacttttttttctccattagaAGTCATCTGATCAAGACTAATGAAACTGTTCCCCAAAAGGAAAGCTACTCCTTGTTAATGTGACTTTTGTCAGAATACCAAGTGGTGCATTATAATGTGTAAAAATAACTTGTTTGTAC
Encoded here:
- the slc39a1 gene encoding zinc transporter ZIP1, producing MEYLLQVKIGALIGLLLLTLLFGFIPARVKWFRDTNGSEIHRTVLSLISCFAGGVFLAACLLDIIPDYLSDINAELEARKVEISFPVPEFIMAAGFFLVLILERIVLNYREMRGAQEERAPLIPDNSRHGHGHGTGPDLESSGHHVHVDFQAHSPFRSFMLFLSLSLHSVFEGLAIGLQSTDSKVLEICIAILVHKSIIVFSLSVKLVQSAVRPLWVAAYIGVFAMMSPIGIGIGISVMEAHLAAGALIQAILEGLAAGTFIYITFLEILPHELNSPGKQLLKVLFILLGFSVMASLTFLG